DNA from Ignavibacteriales bacterium:
AGGAAGAAAAAGGTCACTTTGGGATTGACTTTGCAGTTAAAACCGGAACGCCTGTTCTTGCTGCCGCGGGTGGATACATAATTTTTGCGGATTATACTTCTGCTGATGGTTATATGATAATAATCCAACATGAGAACAATTATACAACTGTATATAAGCACTGTGCAGAATTGAACAAGAAAGTTAGAGATCACGTAGTTCAAGGTGAAACGATTGCATTAAGCGGTAATACTGGTTTCAATACTACCGGTCCGCATCTTCACTTTGAAATTTGGCAAGATGGACAAACAATCGATCCAACTACAGTTTTAATTAATTAATGGAGTTTTTTTATGGCAATGATACAAAAAAAATCAAATGGAGATTACTTGGAAGACGTAAGCATAATAAGTAAAGGGGTAAATATTGAAGGGAAGCTTAAGAGTGATGGCAATGTTAGGATTGATGGCATCATTCGCGGCGATGTTTTAGTACAGGGTAATTTAACTTTGGGAGAAACTTCCGAAGTAACTGGCGAAATTAAGGCAGAGAATATTACTCTTAGTGGTAAAATAATCGGGACAGTTTCTGCTAATGAGAAACTTGTTCTTGAGGCAAAAGCAGTTTTAAAAGGTGATATGATAGCCAAGATTTTGGTAGTTGAACCCGGAGCAAGGTTTGATGGTAAATGCTCAATGACAAATGAAACTGAAGTATAATTACTAAAAACCTGAATTACATTACGAATATTTTCTAATCAACCCTCTTCCTAACCTAATTGTTTTTAAAAATTGGGATTTAGAAATTGGTAATTATTTGAGATTTGTTTATTGGAATTTATTATTTAGAAGTTCCGATGAGATGAAAAAAATGAGTAGTGAAGACGAAAATAATAAGTTTTTTCAGGTTTACAAAGACGTGGGTCCATATTTAGGACTTGGTTTTCAGTTAGCAGCTTCTATCATTTTAATGTTTTTTTTAGGCTGGTGGTTAGACGGGAAATTTGGGATTAGTCCAGCACTTACTATTATTTTTTCGTTCGCTGGCGGATTTGCCGGAATTTATAGCGTAATTAAAGCAGTTTTAGATTTAAACAAAAAGAAGAAAAGTGAAAAAAGTTCTTAAGCAATTGGCTTTAGTTTACATTGTAATTTACGGATTGCTTTTTCTATTCTTCTTTATTGGAGTCTTACCTTTCCAATCTCTTTATTCTTCTTTTCCGAGTGGCATCATCAATTTAATGAACAGTTTGGCAGCAATTTATGCATTCCACATTGGTTTTAATAAGTCCAACAATAAATTCCTTATTTATACAATGGGGGGAATGGTAACCCGGTTATTATTAATGCTGTTGTTAATATTTATTTCCCTAAAATTCTTGAACATTGACAAACTTGGCTTTATATTTACGCTGGTCATTATCTATTTTATAAATCTAATTCTGGAAATTAATTACTTCAGATTAAAAATTGCAGAAAAGAAAAAGTTAAATTATGTTCGGTAATGTTCAGGCAGATACAATAAAAGCAGTTGCAGATACTCTTTCCAAAGCTCACGAAAAATCAGACAGCGGTTGGATTCTTCACCATATTTTGGATAGTAAAACTCTCGATTTACCTTTTATTTCCATTCCTCTTCCAGAAATTCATGTTTTCGGTTTGGATCTTTCTATTACCAAGCATGTTGTTTTTATGTGGCTCGCTTGCATTATATTAATCACTACTTTTGTTTTAGTAACAAAAGCATACAGGAAAAGTCGCGTTCCAAAAGGAGTTTCTAATCTTGTAGAACTGTTAGTTGTTTTTGTGCGTGATGAAATTGCTCGTCCAACTATTGGAAAAGGGTTTGAAAAATTTCTTCCATTTTTGCTTACTGCGTTTTTCTTTATTCTAACCTGCAATTTTTTAGGATTGATTCCATACGGTGCAACTGCTACCAGTAACATTTCAGTAACCGCAACCTTAGCTATCATTTCTTTCATTGTAATTCAGGCTGGTGGAATGATTAAGAATGGACCGATTGGTTATTTTAAAGGATTGATACCGCACGGTGTTCCAATATTCCTATTACCTGTTATGTTTGTAGTAGAGCTGCTTGGCTTATTCACAAAACCATTCGCATTGGCTATTCGTCTTTTTGCCAACATGACAGCGGGACATATTGTAATTCTTGCGTTGATTGGTTTAATATTTATTTTGAAAACAATTGTTGTTGCCCCTGTTTCGGTTGCATTCGCTTTGTTCATTTATCTTTTAGAAATTTTGGTTGCACTATTACAGGCATATATTTTTACAATGCTGTCATCCTTGTTTATAGGAATGGCAGTTCACCAGGATCATTAAATTATTTTATAAATTCATTCGGAGGAATAAATGGAATTCGCATATTTAGCAGCAGGATTTGGTGCAGCTTTAACAGTTATCGGTGGTGCTTTTGGAATTGGTAAACTTGCAAGTTCAGCAATGGAAGCAAGCGGTCGTCAACCGGAAGCTGCCGGTGATATCAGAACTTCAATGATTATTGCTGCTGCTCTTATCGAAGGTATTTCACTTTTCGCATTGGTTATTTGTATTTTATTAGCATTGAAGTAAGTCGACAGTATCAAATTCTCGTTTACTTTGAAGTAAAATTGAAAAGGAATTAGAAATGTTTGCTAATTTAAATTTAGCTTTGATTGCTTTGCTATCCGAAGGTGAGAAGAAAGGCGGTCTGCTGGATGTAAATCCAGGATTAATTATTTGGACTGTAATTACCTTTGTTCTTTTATTGCTCATCCTAAAAAAGTTTGCCTGGAAACCAATCCTTGGCGCACTTGATGAAAGAGAAAAGTATATAAAAGATTCACTTGAAAAATCTGAGAGGGCAAGAGATGAAGCAGAAAAATTGCTTTTGGAGAATAAAGCAAATCTTGCCAGGGCAGAGGAAAATGCACAAAAAGTTCTTGCTCAAGCAAGGGACATGGCGGAAAAATTAATCAATCAGAAGACTGCAGAAACCGAAGTAAAAGTTAAAAAGATGATGGAAGATGCCGGAGCGGAAATAAAAAGAAAAACAGATGAATCATTTGAAACTTTGAAAAACCAGGTTGCTCTTATTGCTATTGAAGCAGCAGAGAAAATTTTGAACGAAAATTTGGATAAAGAAAAACAAGCTAAGATCGTTAATAAATTTATCAATGAATTGCCGAAGAACTAATTATGAGTGATCTGAATATATCAAACCGGTATGCACACGCATTGATGAATCTGGCAACGGAAAAGAATTTTCTTGAGAAAGTTTCTGAAGATATTGATTTGATTAGTAAAACTTTTTCAGCTTCTAAAGAATTGCAGTTAATGTTAATCAATCCAATCATCAAACCAGAAACGAAATTATCTGTCCTTGCAGAAATATTTAAAAGTAAAGTTAATTCTGATACTTTTGAGTTTCTGGAATTTGTGATTCATAAGGACAGGGAAATCTTATTATTTAAGATCATAAAACAATTTTTAGTTCTTCGGGATAAAAAATTTGGTATTCTTAATGCCAAAATTATTAGCTCAACCGAATTGCTTGATGATCAAAAAATGAATCTTCAAAAAAAATTGGAAGACTACACAAAAAAAACAGTACGGCTTTCATTCGCAATTAATCCTAAACTGATTGGTGGATTTATTGTTAAGATGGATGATACAATTATGGATGCTTCTCTCAGGCATCAACTTGATTTGCTTAAAGAAAAATTCCTGCAAGGGAATGTTTCAATGAATTAGATTAAACGGTCATTCTCACGAGAAGCTGCTTTCAATAGACAAGTGAGAATCATAAAAAAATAATTGCTTCCTGCATCAACAGGAATAGCATAATTGAAAAGAAAATTATAAAAGGAAATAAATATGGCTGAAGTTAGACCTGATGAAGTATCAGCAATATTACGGAAACAATTAGCCGGATTTGAAAACGAAGTTGACATTTATGATGTTGGAACCGTGCTGCAGGTGGGTGATGGTATTGCACGCGTTTATGGTTTATCTCAAGTTATGGCAAGTGAGCTTGTTGAATTTCCGAATAATGTTTTTGGAATGGTTCTTAACCTTGAAGAAGATAATGTTGGTTGCGTTCTATTTGGTGAAAGCGAATTGGTTAAGGAAGGAGACACAGTTAAAAGAACAAAACGTGTTGCTTCATTTCCTGTTGGGGAACAAATGTTAGGTAGAGTAATAAATCCTCTTGGAATTCCAGTTGATGGAAAGGGGACAATTGCTCACGATAAATATCTCCCGATTGAAAGAAAAGCTCTTGGTGTAATTGCACGTCAGCCAGTAAAGCAGCCGCTTCAAACTGGAATTACTGCAATTGATGCAATGATCCCGATTGGCAGAGGTCAACGCGAACTTATAATTGGCGATAGACAAACCGGTAAAACTGCAGTTGCTGTTGATGCAATTATAAGTCAAAAGTATACACATTCAGAAGAAGCAAAAAAAGTTGGCGTTAAACCAGTTTATTGTATCTATGTTGCAATAGGACAAAAAAATTCCACAGTTGCTCAGGTAGTTGCCAAGCTTGCAGAACATGATGCAATGGCTTACACAACTGTTATTGTAGCATCGGCTTCTGAACCAGCTCCTCTTCAATATATTGCCCCATATTCTGGTGCCACATTAGGAGAATATTTTAGAGATACTGGAAGAGATGCACTTGTTATTTATGATGATCTTTCAAAACAAGCTGCTGCTTATCGAGAACTTTCTCTCTTATTGCGTAGACCTCCTGGACGAGAAGCTTATCCTGGTGATGTGTTTTATCTTCATTCAAGGCTGCTGGAGAGAGCTTCTAAATTAAGTGATGAGTTAGGTGGTGGTAGTTTAACTGCCTTACCCATAATTGAAACTCAGCAGGGTGACGTTTCCGCTTACATTCCAACAAACGTTATCTCAATTACTGATGGTCAGATTTATCTTGAGCCAAATCTTTTTAATGCTGGAATCAGACCTGCCATTAACATTGGTATAAGTGTTTCCCGGGTTGGTGGTAACGCACAAATAAAAGCGATGAAGAAAGTTTGCAGCACATTAAGAACTAACTTAGCTCAATATAGAGAGCTTGAAGCATTTGCTAAGTTCGGTTCCGATCTTGATAAATCAACCCAAAGAACATTATCCCAAGGTGCAAGACTTGTTGAGTTATTAAAACAGGATTTGTATAAACCAGTACCTGTTGAAAAACAGGTCTTGAGTGTATTCATGGGTATTAATGATTACCTGGAAACTATTCCGGTTGTAGATATAAAAAGATTTGAAAAAGAAGTAATAGAATATTTCGATTTAAAATATTCTGATATTTTTGAAACTATACGAGTGGAAAAACAATTAAGTGATGAAACAGTTAAGAAAATAAAATCTGGTGTAGAAGAGTTTTTAACGAAATTCAAAAAGAGTATATAATTTTTTTATAATTTGAAATTTGTTACCTGGTATTTGAGAAATTATGGCAACATTACGGGACATAAAAGGAAGAATTAGAAGCGTAAAAAGCACGCAGCAAATCACTAAAGCGATGAAGATGGTTGCCGCTGCCCGTTTACGCAGAGCCCAGGAAAATATTATAAATTCCAGACCATATTCAAGAAAAATCGCACAAGTTCTTAATGATCTTCTTGTTCAGGAAGAAAACAATTTTTCAAATCCGTTGCTAATGCCAAGAGAAATAAATAACGTTGCATTTGTAGTCGTTACCTCGGATAGAGGACTTTGTGGTAGTTTCAATATGAGTATTATCCGCGAAGCTGCAAATCTTATTCAAGGTGAATACAAAAACTATTATGATAGCGGTAATCTTCACCTATGGTGTGTTGGTAAAAAAGGATTAGATTATTTCTCGAGACGAAATTATAATATCACGGGGAAATACTCAGGCATCTTTTCCAAATTAAATTTTTCCTCAGCCTCTAATTTAATAAAGGAATTGTCCACAAAATATTTAAATAATGAAATTGATAAAATTGTTATTGTGTACAATGAGTTCAAATCAGTAATTCAGCAAAGGGTTGTGGTTGAACAATTATTACCCATTCTTGAAATAGAAAAACCAAAGATTCCGGCTCAACAACCAGTAGATTTTATTTATGAACCGGACAGACTTTCCATTATAACTAATCTTCTCCCCAAGCATCTTAATTCGCAAATGTGGCGAATCCTGCAGGAATCTTATGCGGCTGAACTCGGCGCAAAAATGACGGCTATGGATATGGCTACAGAAAATGCTAAAGAGCTTATCAAAGGTCTTCAACTTAAATATAACAAAGAAAGGCAGGCAGCTATTACAAAAGAACTTCTGGAAATTGTTAGCGGCGCCAACGCACTTAAAGGTGAATAAAGTTAAATTATTTGTATTGAAAGACATTTTTCGCTAAATTTGAAGCCAATTTTTGCGTAATATATGTTTGAAGATTTAACTCATAAACTTGAGACGGCGTTAAAGAAAGTTCGCGGACAGGGAAAACTTACTGAAAGCAATATTTCTGAAACTTTACGTGAAATTAGACGTGTTCTTTTAGATGCTGATGTTAATTATAAAGTTGCTAAGAAGTTTATTGATGATGTAACTGTAAAAGCTCTTGGTACTGAAGTGTTAACTTCTATTTCTCCAGGACAGTTAATTACTAAAATTATTTATGATGAGTTAACTGTGCTGATGGGCAGTAATCATTCTGAATTAATGATTAATG
Protein-coding regions in this window:
- a CDS encoding polymer-forming cytoskeletal protein — encoded protein: MAMIQKKSNGDYLEDVSIISKGVNIEGKLKSDGNVRIDGIIRGDVLVQGNLTLGETSEVTGEIKAENITLSGKIIGTVSANEKLVLEAKAVLKGDMIAKILVVEPGARFDGKCSMTNETEV
- a CDS encoding AtpZ/AtpI family protein — encoded protein: MKKMSSEDENNKFFQVYKDVGPYLGLGFQLAASIILMFFLGWWLDGKFGISPALTIIFSFAGGFAGIYSVIKAVLDLNKKKKSEKSS
- the atpB gene encoding F0F1 ATP synthase subunit A, with translation MFGNVQADTIKAVADTLSKAHEKSDSGWILHHILDSKTLDLPFISIPLPEIHVFGLDLSITKHVVFMWLACIILITTFVLVTKAYRKSRVPKGVSNLVELLVVFVRDEIARPTIGKGFEKFLPFLLTAFFFILTCNFLGLIPYGATATSNISVTATLAIISFIVIQAGGMIKNGPIGYFKGLIPHGVPIFLLPVMFVVELLGLFTKPFALAIRLFANMTAGHIVILALIGLIFILKTIVVAPVSVAFALFIYLLEILVALLQAYIFTMLSSLFIGMAVHQDH
- the atpE gene encoding ATP synthase F0 subunit C produces the protein MEFAYLAAGFGAALTVIGGAFGIGKLASSAMEASGRQPEAAGDIRTSMIIAAALIEGISLFALVICILLALK
- the atpF gene encoding F0F1 ATP synthase subunit B — protein: MFANLNLALIALLSEGEKKGGLLDVNPGLIIWTVITFVLLLLILKKFAWKPILGALDEREKYIKDSLEKSERARDEAEKLLLENKANLARAEENAQKVLAQARDMAEKLINQKTAETEVKVKKMMEDAGAEIKRKTDESFETLKNQVALIAIEAAEKILNENLDKEKQAKIVNKFINELPKN
- the atpH gene encoding ATP synthase F1 subunit delta, whose amino-acid sequence is MSDLNISNRYAHALMNLATEKNFLEKVSEDIDLISKTFSASKELQLMLINPIIKPETKLSVLAEIFKSKVNSDTFEFLEFVIHKDREILLFKIIKQFLVLRDKKFGILNAKIISSTELLDDQKMNLQKKLEDYTKKTVRLSFAINPKLIGGFIVKMDDTIMDASLRHQLDLLKEKFLQGNVSMN
- the atpA gene encoding F0F1 ATP synthase subunit alpha, which codes for MAEVRPDEVSAILRKQLAGFENEVDIYDVGTVLQVGDGIARVYGLSQVMASELVEFPNNVFGMVLNLEEDNVGCVLFGESELVKEGDTVKRTKRVASFPVGEQMLGRVINPLGIPVDGKGTIAHDKYLPIERKALGVIARQPVKQPLQTGITAIDAMIPIGRGQRELIIGDRQTGKTAVAVDAIISQKYTHSEEAKKVGVKPVYCIYVAIGQKNSTVAQVVAKLAEHDAMAYTTVIVASASEPAPLQYIAPYSGATLGEYFRDTGRDALVIYDDLSKQAAAYRELSLLLRRPPGREAYPGDVFYLHSRLLERASKLSDELGGGSLTALPIIETQQGDVSAYIPTNVISITDGQIYLEPNLFNAGIRPAINIGISVSRVGGNAQIKAMKKVCSTLRTNLAQYRELEAFAKFGSDLDKSTQRTLSQGARLVELLKQDLYKPVPVEKQVLSVFMGINDYLETIPVVDIKRFEKEVIEYFDLKYSDIFETIRVEKQLSDETVKKIKSGVEEFLTKFKKSI
- the atpG gene encoding ATP synthase F1 subunit gamma gives rise to the protein MATLRDIKGRIRSVKSTQQITKAMKMVAAARLRRAQENIINSRPYSRKIAQVLNDLLVQEENNFSNPLLMPREINNVAFVVVTSDRGLCGSFNMSIIREAANLIQGEYKNYYDSGNLHLWCVGKKGLDYFSRRNYNITGKYSGIFSKLNFSSASNLIKELSTKYLNNEIDKIVIVYNEFKSVIQQRVVVEQLLPILEIEKPKIPAQQPVDFIYEPDRLSIITNLLPKHLNSQMWRILQESYAAELGAKMTAMDMATENAKELIKGLQLKYNKERQAAITKELLEIVSGANALKGE